One genomic region from Phocoena sinus isolate mPhoSin1 chromosome 3, mPhoSin1.pri, whole genome shotgun sequence encodes:
- the CCNH gene encoding cyclin-H isoform X3, with translation MYHNSSQKRHWTFASEEQLARLRADANRKFKCKAVANGKVLPNDPVFLEPPEEMTLCKYYEKRLLEFCSVFKPAMPRSVVGTACMYFKRFYLNNSVMEYHPRIIMLTCAFLACKVDEFNVSSPQFVGNLRESPLGREKALEQILEYELLLIQQLNFHLIVHNPYRPFEGFLIDLKTRYPMLENPEILRKTADDFLNRVALTDAHLLYTPSQIALTAILSSASRAGITMESYLSESLMLKENRTCLSQLLDIMKSMRNLVKKYEPPRPEEVAVLKQKLERCHSAELALNVITKKRKGYEDDDYVSKKSKHEEEEWTDDDLVDSL, from the exons AAAGCTGTGGCGAACGGGAAG GTTCTTCCAAATGACCCAGTCTTTCTTGAGCCTCCTGAAGAAATGACGCTCTGCAAGTATTATGAGAAAAGATTATTGGAATTCTGTTCGGTGTTTAAGCCAGCAATGCCAAGGTCTGTTGTG GGTACAGCTTGTATGTATTTCAAGCGCTTTTATCTTAATAACTCAGTAATGGAATATCACCCCCGGATAATAAT GCTCACTTGTGCATTTTTGGCTTGCAAAGTGGATGAATTCAATGTGTCTAGTCCACAGTTTGTTGGAAATCTGCGGGAGAGTCCTCTTGGACGAGAGAAGGCACTCGAACAGATTTTGGAATATGAACTACTACTTATACAGCAACTTAATTTCCACCTTATTGTCCACAATCCTTATAGACCCTTTGAGGGCTTTCTCATTGATTTAAAG ACTCGCTATCCCATGTTGGAGAATCCAGAGATTTTGAGGAAAACAGCTGATGACTTTCTTAATAGAGTTGCACTGACGGATGCTCACCTTTTATACACACCTTCCCAGATTGCTCTGACTGCCATTTTATCTAGTGCATCCAGAGCAGGAATTACTATGGAAag ttATTTATCAGAAAGTCTGATGCTAAAAGAGAACAGAACTTGCTTGTCACAGTTACTAGATATAATGAAAA GCATGAGGAACTTGGTAAAAAAATATGAACCACCCAGACCTGAAGAAGTTGCTGTTCTGAAACAGAAGTTGGAGAGATGTCACTCTGCTGAGCTTGCACTTAACGTAATTAC gaaaaagaggaaaggttATGAAGATGATGATTATGTCTCAAAGAAATCCAAACATGAGGAG gaAGAATGGACTGACGATGACCTGGTAGATTCCCTCTAA
- the CCNH gene encoding cyclin-H isoform X1, whose translation MYHNSSQKRHWTFASEEQLARLRADANRKFKCKAVANGKVLPNDPVFLEPPEEMTLCKYYEKRLLEFCSVFKPAMPRSVVGTACMYFKRFYLNNSVMEYHPRIIMLTCAFLACKVDEFNVSSPQFVGNLRESPLGREKALEQILEYELLLIQQLNFHLIVHNPYRPFEGFLIDLKTRYPMLENPEILRKTADDFLNRVALTDAHLLYTPSQIALTAILSSASRAGITMESYLSESLMLKENRTCLSQLLDIMKSMRNLVKKYEPPRPEEVAVLKQKLERCHSAELALNVITKKRKGYEDDDYVSKKSKHEEVCSPKVNFKLSLLYILVQP comes from the exons AAAGCTGTGGCGAACGGGAAG GTTCTTCCAAATGACCCAGTCTTTCTTGAGCCTCCTGAAGAAATGACGCTCTGCAAGTATTATGAGAAAAGATTATTGGAATTCTGTTCGGTGTTTAAGCCAGCAATGCCAAGGTCTGTTGTG GGTACAGCTTGTATGTATTTCAAGCGCTTTTATCTTAATAACTCAGTAATGGAATATCACCCCCGGATAATAAT GCTCACTTGTGCATTTTTGGCTTGCAAAGTGGATGAATTCAATGTGTCTAGTCCACAGTTTGTTGGAAATCTGCGGGAGAGTCCTCTTGGACGAGAGAAGGCACTCGAACAGATTTTGGAATATGAACTACTACTTATACAGCAACTTAATTTCCACCTTATTGTCCACAATCCTTATAGACCCTTTGAGGGCTTTCTCATTGATTTAAAG ACTCGCTATCCCATGTTGGAGAATCCAGAGATTTTGAGGAAAACAGCTGATGACTTTCTTAATAGAGTTGCACTGACGGATGCTCACCTTTTATACACACCTTCCCAGATTGCTCTGACTGCCATTTTATCTAGTGCATCCAGAGCAGGAATTACTATGGAAag ttATTTATCAGAAAGTCTGATGCTAAAAGAGAACAGAACTTGCTTGTCACAGTTACTAGATATAATGAAAA GCATGAGGAACTTGGTAAAAAAATATGAACCACCCAGACCTGAAGAAGTTGCTGTTCTGAAACAGAAGTTGGAGAGATGTCACTCTGCTGAGCTTGCACTTAACGTAATTAC gaaaaagaggaaaggttATGAAGATGATGATTATGTCTCAAAGAAATCCAAACATGAGGAGGTATGTTCTCCAAAGGTAAATTTTAAGTTATCATTGCTGTATATTCTGGTACAACCATAA
- the CCNH gene encoding cyclin-H isoform X2, whose translation MYHNSSQKRHWTFASEEQLARLRADANRKFKCKAVANGKVLPNDPVFLEPPEEMTLCKYYEKRLLEFCSVFKPAMPRSVVGTACMYFKRFYLNNSVMEYHPRIIMLTCAFLACKVDEFNVSSPQFVGNLRESPLGREKALEQILEYELLLIQQLNFHLIVHNPYRPFEGFLIDLKTRYPMLENPEILRKTADDFLNRVALTDAHLLYTPSQIALTAILSSASRAGITMESYLSESLMLKENRTCLSQLLDIMKSMRNLVKKYEPPRPEEVAVLKQKLERCHSAELALNVITKKRKGYEDDDYVSKKSKHEEVCSPKEEWTDDDLVDSL comes from the exons AAAGCTGTGGCGAACGGGAAG GTTCTTCCAAATGACCCAGTCTTTCTTGAGCCTCCTGAAGAAATGACGCTCTGCAAGTATTATGAGAAAAGATTATTGGAATTCTGTTCGGTGTTTAAGCCAGCAATGCCAAGGTCTGTTGTG GGTACAGCTTGTATGTATTTCAAGCGCTTTTATCTTAATAACTCAGTAATGGAATATCACCCCCGGATAATAAT GCTCACTTGTGCATTTTTGGCTTGCAAAGTGGATGAATTCAATGTGTCTAGTCCACAGTTTGTTGGAAATCTGCGGGAGAGTCCTCTTGGACGAGAGAAGGCACTCGAACAGATTTTGGAATATGAACTACTACTTATACAGCAACTTAATTTCCACCTTATTGTCCACAATCCTTATAGACCCTTTGAGGGCTTTCTCATTGATTTAAAG ACTCGCTATCCCATGTTGGAGAATCCAGAGATTTTGAGGAAAACAGCTGATGACTTTCTTAATAGAGTTGCACTGACGGATGCTCACCTTTTATACACACCTTCCCAGATTGCTCTGACTGCCATTTTATCTAGTGCATCCAGAGCAGGAATTACTATGGAAag ttATTTATCAGAAAGTCTGATGCTAAAAGAGAACAGAACTTGCTTGTCACAGTTACTAGATATAATGAAAA GCATGAGGAACTTGGTAAAAAAATATGAACCACCCAGACCTGAAGAAGTTGCTGTTCTGAAACAGAAGTTGGAGAGATGTCACTCTGCTGAGCTTGCACTTAACGTAATTAC gaaaaagaggaaaggttATGAAGATGATGATTATGTCTCAAAGAAATCCAAACATGAGGAGGTATGTTCTCCAAAG gaAGAATGGACTGACGATGACCTGGTAGATTCCCTCTAA